A stretch of Verrucomicrobiota bacterium DNA encodes these proteins:
- a CDS encoding phosphoglucosamine mutase, giving the protein MKTRYFGTDGIRGPANGPYFTPEFIGQLTGGIARFLRSSRGADSPRIVIGRDTRESGAKILAHLIDGFGKHRGECIDLGIVPTPAVSSVVLSSEADLGISITASHNPAEDNGIKLFSAEGTKLSDAEEETIEALMLAPPPQEIEKNPEHSVTKRNGMQTYLQGAEILSTHLDLEGLTIVCDTANGATVHSTPVVLSQRGAQLVCIGDSPDGKNINAGCGSEHAESMAEMVVKHNAALGIAHDGDGDRVIFSDEKGAIVPGDQVLGIFALNGMRKQSLSESLLVTTIQSNRGLDLAIEKSGGKVERTDVGDRNVAERMRKLGASLGGESSGHIILHNYSPTGDGLLAALYMLRILQETGQTLSELRQAIPLLPQVTSALTVPEKIPLEECSNLQTERSLVESEIGNTGRVLLRYSGTEPKLRFLVEATTVERCNEFMAQLLEAAKIDLVP; this is encoded by the coding sequence ATGAAAACCCGCTATTTCGGAACGGACGGCATCCGTGGTCCAGCCAACGGGCCCTACTTCACACCCGAATTTATTGGGCAGCTCACTGGAGGGATCGCACGTTTCCTTCGATCCTCCCGTGGAGCCGATTCACCCCGGATCGTAATCGGGAGAGATACCCGCGAAAGCGGTGCGAAGATTCTCGCCCATCTAATCGATGGCTTTGGGAAACATCGCGGCGAATGCATTGATCTCGGAATTGTTCCGACTCCAGCGGTCTCCTCGGTCGTACTCTCTTCCGAAGCCGACCTCGGTATTTCGATCACCGCCTCACACAATCCAGCCGAAGACAACGGCATCAAACTGTTCTCAGCTGAAGGCACGAAACTCTCCGATGCCGAGGAAGAGACAATCGAGGCCCTAATGCTCGCACCTCCTCCGCAGGAAATCGAGAAAAACCCGGAGCACAGCGTTACCAAAAGGAATGGGATGCAGACCTACCTTCAGGGTGCCGAAATTCTCTCGACCCATCTCGACCTCGAAGGACTCACGATCGTCTGCGACACGGCAAATGGAGCAACTGTTCACTCGACGCCTGTCGTTCTTTCTCAGAGAGGTGCCCAGCTGGTCTGCATTGGTGATTCACCGGACGGCAAAAACATCAACGCAGGCTGCGGAAGCGAACATGCAGAATCCATGGCCGAAATGGTTGTCAAACACAACGCTGCGCTCGGGATCGCTCATGACGGAGATGGGGATCGGGTGATCTTCTCAGACGAAAAAGGTGCCATCGTTCCCGGGGATCAGGTTTTAGGTATTTTCGCACTGAATGGCATGCGCAAACAGTCGCTCTCCGAGAGTCTTCTCGTGACCACAATTCAAAGTAACCGCGGGCTGGACCTGGCCATTGAGAAATCAGGAGGCAAAGTGGAGCGGACTGATGTAGGAGATCGCAACGTCGCCGAGCGAATGAGAAAGCTTGGTGCATCGCTCGGTGGTGAATCATCAGGCCACATCATCCTCCACAACTACTCGCCCACGGGCGATGGACTTCTAGCCGCACTCTACATGCTCCGCATTCTTCAGGAAACAGGACAAACGCTTTCAGAACTCCGCCAAGCCATTCCATTGCTTCCTCAGGTCACCAGCGCCCTCACCGTTCCAGAGAAAATCCCTCTTGAAGAGTGTAGTAATCTTCAAACTGAGCGGTCCTTGGTGGAATCAGAAATAGGAAACACCGGACGGGTCCTCCTTCGCTATTCTGGGACAGAGCCCAAGCTCCGGTTTTTGGTGGAAGCCACCACCGTGGAACGATGCAACGAGTTCATGGCGCAATTACTCGAAGCTGCGAAGATAGATTTGGTCCCCTAA
- a CDS encoding SDR family oxidoreductase produces the protein MSNNPYAGTLFDLSGKVAVVIGGTGELCGAMAEGIASAGAHVVLVGRSEEKANARLDRIRKAGGHATFHSCDVGSRKSLGALADAIEKQAGGSDILVNGAGVNSPTPFFEIEDEELERILSVNFKAVFRTCQIFGLRMVERGKPASIINVGSMSGVIPLSRVFTYSATKAAVHNLSKNLAREWAPAGIRVNTLVPGFFPAEQNRKILSDERVAQIMGHTPMKRFGNADELIGATLLLASEAGSFMTGTETIVDGGYAAMTI, from the coding sequence ATGTCCAACAACCCCTACGCAGGAACGCTTTTCGATCTAAGCGGGAAGGTCGCTGTCGTGATCGGCGGCACTGGCGAGCTCTGCGGTGCAATGGCTGAAGGGATTGCTTCCGCCGGGGCACACGTGGTTCTCGTCGGTCGGAGTGAAGAGAAAGCGAATGCCCGGCTCGACCGGATTCGGAAGGCAGGTGGTCATGCGACCTTCCACTCTTGCGACGTCGGAAGTCGGAAATCACTCGGTGCTCTTGCCGATGCCATAGAGAAGCAAGCGGGTGGATCAGATATTCTAGTAAACGGAGCGGGCGTAAACTCACCCACTCCCTTCTTTGAGATCGAGGACGAGGAGCTGGAGAGGATTCTCTCGGTGAACTTCAAGGCGGTGTTTCGCACTTGCCAGATCTTTGGTTTGCGGATGGTTGAGCGCGGGAAGCCGGCGTCGATTATCAACGTTGGATCGATGTCTGGAGTAATTCCGTTGTCACGCGTGTTTACCTATTCTGCGACGAAGGCAGCCGTTCACAACTTATCGAAAAATCTGGCGAGAGAGTGGGCTCCGGCGGGTATTCGGGTAAACACCTTGGTTCCAGGATTTTTCCCGGCAGAGCAAAATCGGAAAATTCTGTCCGATGAGCGGGTAGCTCAGATTATGGGCCATACGCCGATGAAGCGATTTGGGAATGCCGATGAGCTGATCGGAGCGACTCTTTTGTTAGCGTCTGAGGCGGGATCCTTCATGACCGGAACTGAGACCATAGTCGATGGTGGTTACGCGGCTATGACGATCTAG
- a CDS encoding dodecin yields the protein MDHIYKKIEITGSSPNSPQEAIENAVAKAAQSVRNMRWFEVVETRGHIDDQKIAHWQVTIKIGFTLD from the coding sequence ATGGACCATATCTACAAAAAAATCGAAATCACCGGCTCATCCCCTAATTCCCCTCAGGAAGCGATCGAAAATGCGGTGGCGAAAGCCGCGCAAAGTGTTCGCAACATGCGGTGGTTTGAAGTCGTTGAGACTAGAGGTCATATTGACGATCAGAAGATCGCGCACTGGCAGGTGACGATTAAAATCGGATTTACTCTGGATTGA
- the trpD gene encoding anthranilate phosphoribosyltransferase yields MPNPYELLSLTEILRERTDLSREDCHSAASLLTDPAPGHDEKEDFLRALAQKGETPEEVAAFADFFRGKALDPNLDAYSREAIDIVGTGGDKSGTFNFSTATALLIASMGIPVMKHGNRSITSMSGSADLLAALGVPMDADESFLEKSLEENSFCFFFAPSFHPAFKEIMPVRKKLAETGTKTIFNLLGPLINPGRPTFQLMGVYSSEWVAPLASALTRLGLKSALVVHSQLSESKGVDELTVSGKNQIAGAGDLSGETFSDSFTDYGLAEAPLSALKGGDADQNLQILHDVAEGKASAAVEDTLCLNAGASLLACQRVADLGSGIETAREKVRSGEWANWLNSFKEFHSKHA; encoded by the coding sequence ATGCCAAACCCATACGAGCTTCTCTCGCTTACCGAAATCCTCCGGGAGCGCACTGACCTTTCGAGGGAGGACTGTCACTCCGCTGCATCCCTCCTGACAGACCCTGCCCCCGGCCACGACGAGAAAGAGGACTTTCTACGAGCTTTAGCACAAAAGGGAGAAACCCCCGAAGAAGTAGCCGCGTTTGCTGACTTTTTTCGAGGCAAGGCCTTGGACCCCAACCTTGATGCCTATTCACGCGAGGCGATCGATATCGTCGGGACGGGTGGCGATAAGAGTGGGACATTCAATTTTTCAACTGCAACGGCTCTCCTGATTGCCTCCATGGGAATTCCGGTCATGAAGCATGGAAACCGCTCGATCACTTCAATGAGTGGAAGTGCGGATCTTCTCGCTGCTCTTGGAGTACCGATGGATGCAGATGAGTCATTCCTAGAAAAGAGTCTCGAAGAGAACTCCTTCTGCTTCTTCTTTGCTCCGTCCTTCCATCCAGCCTTCAAAGAAATCATGCCAGTCCGCAAGAAACTGGCCGAGACGGGCACGAAAACCATCTTCAATCTTCTCGGACCGCTCATCAATCCTGGTCGACCCACCTTCCAACTCATGGGTGTCTATTCAAGCGAATGGGTCGCTCCACTGGCATCGGCCCTTACCCGTCTGGGTCTAAAGTCCGCCCTCGTCGTCCACTCACAGCTCTCCGAATCCAAAGGCGTCGACGAGCTTACCGTATCGGGAAAGAATCAGATTGCAGGAGCCGGTGACTTGAGCGGAGAGACCTTCTCTGATTCCTTCACAGACTATGGCTTAGCGGAGGCTCCCCTAAGCGCACTCAAGGGTGGAGACGCGGATCAGAACTTGCAAATTCTCCATGACGTCGCTGAAGGAAAAGCAAGCGCAGCCGTTGAAGATACACTTTGTCTAAACGCAGGAGCATCACTCCTCGCCTGCCAAAGAGTGGCAGACCTTGGCTCCGGGATCGAAACGGCGAGAGAGAAGGTGCGCAGTGGTGAATGGGCGAATTGGCTGAATTCGTTCAAGGAGTTTCACTCGAAGCACGCATGA
- the cysK gene encoding cysteine synthase A, whose translation MAIASSIIDTVGGTPLVRISNLTKDIDADILLKCEFFNPLASVKDRIGRAMIEAAEKDGKLGADSVVIEPTSGNTGIALAFVCASRGYRLILVMPDSMSTERRVLFRMLGAELVLTPGAKGMNGAIMKASQLVDEYGDKAFMPQQFENPANPDVHRRTTAEEIWNDTEGTVDAFVSGVGTGGTITGVSSVIKGRKDLHTVAVEPEASPVISGGKPGPHKIQGIGAGFIPKNCDTSLVDEVIQVSNEDAFETAQQLSLSDGILGGISTGANVYAAMQLAKRDGMAGKRIVTIGCSFGERYLSTLLAAKALEEVKNLPTSELPA comes from the coding sequence ATGGCAATAGCATCATCGATCATCGACACTGTAGGCGGCACCCCATTGGTGCGTATCAGTAACCTTACCAAGGACATCGACGCAGATATCCTCCTCAAGTGTGAATTCTTCAATCCGCTGGCGAGCGTCAAGGATCGTATTGGACGGGCGATGATTGAAGCTGCTGAGAAAGATGGAAAGCTTGGTGCGGACAGCGTGGTCATTGAGCCGACTTCTGGAAACACGGGAATCGCGTTGGCTTTCGTTTGCGCCTCCCGCGGATACCGTTTGATCCTGGTAATGCCGGACTCGATGTCTACCGAGCGGCGAGTACTCTTTCGTATGTTGGGTGCAGAATTGGTTCTCACTCCCGGAGCCAAAGGGATGAATGGCGCAATTATGAAAGCCAGCCAGCTAGTCGACGAGTACGGCGACAAAGCTTTTATGCCACAGCAGTTTGAGAACCCTGCGAATCCCGATGTCCATCGTAGGACGACTGCCGAGGAAATCTGGAACGACACCGAGGGAACGGTGGACGCGTTCGTCTCCGGCGTTGGCACGGGCGGAACGATAACCGGTGTCTCCAGTGTGATCAAGGGACGGAAGGACCTTCACACGGTCGCAGTGGAGCCAGAGGCTAGCCCGGTGATTTCGGGAGGCAAGCCGGGTCCACACAAGATTCAGGGGATTGGTGCCGGTTTCATCCCCAAGAATTGCGATACTTCATTGGTCGACGAGGTGATTCAGGTGTCGAATGAGGATGCGTTTGAAACGGCCCAGCAATTGTCGCTATCAGACGGAATTCTCGGTGGAATTTCGACCGGGGCAAACGTCTATGCTGCGATGCAGCTTGCGAAGAGAGACGGCATGGCTGGAAAGAGGATCGTGACGATCGGCTGCAGTTTCGGTGAGCGTTACCTCAGCACCCTCCTCGCTGCGAAGGCGCTGGAAGAGGTTAAGAACCTGCCGACCTCGGAGCTGCCGGCTTAA
- a CDS encoding valine--pyruvate transaminase, with amino-acid sequence MNSETEISFSALGRRIAQGSGIEDLMEDLGVALARQDTEMAMLGGGNPAPIPEGIRLWREQMKELLESDDGAFDRMLGFYDPHQGNRKFIQTIVDLFNREYGWNLTPENVSVTNGGQTAFFFLFTLLGDSEGKILFPVSPEYIGYSSLGLDRKSLLSIPGKIEILEEPFFRYRIDFSKLPNPGSIRAACVSRPTNPTGNVLSLQELEELYRYCRESNALLIVDNAYGTPFPNMIFRDEQPFWKEGVVLTYSLSKLGLPGTRTGIVIGPPAICKAVSSMTALVGLANGSIGQAMTRPLFADGRLLDFCRNIVRPYYEERAEKAVGAIQTELKGIRYLIHKPDGALFLWLWFPDLGIASDELYERLKTAGVLVVPGQFFFHNLAEDWDHSQECIRVNYAMDIDSFPEAVRRMAGVLREINPE; translated from the coding sequence ATGAACTCTGAGACTGAAATCTCTTTTTCGGCCCTTGGCCGAAGAATTGCCCAAGGAAGCGGCATTGAGGATTTGATGGAAGACCTGGGAGTCGCCCTTGCTCGCCAAGACACGGAGATGGCCATGCTTGGAGGAGGGAACCCCGCGCCAATACCGGAAGGGATCCGGCTTTGGCGGGAGCAGATGAAAGAGCTTCTCGAAAGTGACGATGGGGCTTTCGACCGAATGCTAGGGTTCTACGATCCCCACCAGGGAAACCGGAAGTTCATCCAAACCATCGTTGACCTCTTCAATCGCGAGTACGGATGGAACCTTACTCCCGAGAATGTCTCTGTCACGAATGGTGGACAGACAGCCTTCTTCTTTCTCTTTACCCTCCTCGGAGATTCCGAAGGAAAAATACTCTTTCCGGTGTCTCCCGAGTACATTGGCTACTCCTCGCTCGGCTTAGACCGAAAGAGTCTTCTCTCAATTCCCGGAAAGATCGAAATCCTGGAAGAACCCTTTTTCCGCTACCGGATCGATTTCAGCAAGCTTCCCAACCCTGGATCAATCCGCGCTGCCTGTGTCTCCAGACCCACCAACCCAACCGGAAACGTTTTGAGCCTTCAAGAGTTGGAAGAGCTCTACCGATACTGCCGAGAATCAAATGCCCTTCTGATTGTGGATAACGCTTATGGCACGCCGTTTCCGAATATGATCTTCCGCGACGAACAACCTTTCTGGAAAGAAGGCGTTGTTCTCACCTACAGTCTTTCCAAGCTTGGCCTTCCGGGGACCCGGACCGGAATTGTGATCGGCCCACCAGCGATCTGCAAAGCGGTTTCTTCGATGACCGCGTTGGTGGGACTGGCCAACGGTTCGATCGGCCAGGCGATGACGCGGCCCCTTTTCGCAGATGGGAGACTTCTTGATTTCTGCCGTAACATTGTCCGTCCCTACTACGAGGAGAGGGCAGAGAAAGCCGTCGGTGCGATTCAAACGGAGCTGAAAGGAATCCGCTACCTGATTCACAAGCCGGACGGAGCCCTCTTTCTTTGGCTATGGTTTCCCGATCTTGGTATTGCCAGCGATGAGCTCTACGAACGCTTGAAAACAGCAGGGGTATTGGTCGTGCCCGGGCAGTTCTTCTTTCATAACCTCGCTGAGGATTGGGACCACTCGCAAGAGTGCATTCGCGTCAATTACGCCATGGATATCGACAGCTTTCCCGAGGCTGTCCGCCGGATGGCAGGGGTTCTCAGAGAGATCAATCCAGAGTAA
- a CDS encoding NAD(P)H-dependent oxidoreductase, with amino-acid sequence MKILIVHAHPEAKSFSSALAKTAAEKLTSAGHSVDLLDLYRAGFDPVSDRRNFTTQKDPDYYKQQVEESYAAEKDGFEPNLDREIARLEGADALIFSFPLWWFGMPAILKGWCDRVLVYKRIYGGDQFYDSGIGKNKKPGLILMTTGGGQDMYDGYGINPSMETILTPINHGVFWFNGFTPLDPFIAWSPAHVEDEGRSAILKNLEERIVGIFEESPQILPKIADFDGMVGTDNLKRYLVEVRLKDSPDESFEALVPAEIEALSQQKKQGRLLDFQRASHEDWKKVRVYLKYRARSEKETLDYLKELPLYDRLDCTVLELDRIHLD; translated from the coding sequence ATGAAAATCCTTATCGTCCATGCTCACCCCGAAGCCAAGAGCTTTAGCTCAGCCCTTGCCAAAACAGCAGCCGAGAAGCTGACCTCCGCTGGTCACTCGGTCGATCTACTCGACCTCTATCGGGCTGGATTCGATCCGGTCTCCGATCGGCGTAATTTTACCACTCAGAAGGATCCCGACTACTACAAACAACAGGTCGAAGAGTCCTATGCCGCGGAGAAAGATGGGTTCGAACCAAATCTCGATCGAGAAATTGCCCGGCTGGAAGGAGCGGACGCACTCATTTTTAGTTTCCCTCTGTGGTGGTTCGGCATGCCGGCCATACTCAAAGGTTGGTGCGATCGGGTCCTCGTCTACAAGCGAATTTACGGAGGAGACCAGTTTTACGATAGCGGAATAGGTAAAAACAAAAAACCAGGCCTCATTCTAATGACGACCGGAGGCGGGCAGGATATGTATGACGGTTACGGAATTAATCCTTCGATGGAGACTATTCTCACTCCTATCAACCATGGGGTGTTCTGGTTCAACGGCTTCACTCCGCTTGATCCATTCATCGCATGGTCTCCCGCACACGTTGAAGACGAAGGACGTTCCGCAATCCTCAAAAATCTCGAAGAGAGAATCGTCGGTATCTTTGAGGAGTCTCCCCAGATACTGCCAAAGATCGCTGATTTTGACGGCATGGTCGGCACGGATAATCTGAAACGGTATTTGGTTGAAGTAAGACTGAAGGATTCGCCAGACGAGAGTTTCGAGGCTTTGGTTCCAGCGGAAATAGAAGCGCTCTCGCAACAAAAGAAGCAAGGGAGGCTTCTCGATTTTCAGAGAGCCTCTCACGAGGACTGGAAGAAGGTCCGGGTCTACCTAAAATACCGGGCTCGTTCCGAGAAGGAAACGTTGGACTACCTTAAGGAACTCCCACTCTACGATCGCCTGGACTGCACGGTTCTCGAACTCGACCGAATCCATCTGGACTGA
- the hemB gene encoding porphobilinogen synthase, with protein sequence MDVDSFSLPLSRRPRRLRQTAAIRDMVRESRVDPAQLIQPFFVVDADSAREPIDSMPGNYRLGRAEFLEELKKVVDLGIRGVAIFPRIESSLKTETGREEALNPDGLIPQIGRLVREAEIPVNLIADVALDPYTSHGHDGILDSTTGEILNDPTVEILAEMAVNYARAGIDWVAPSDMMDGRVGAIRDALDDFGFQKTVILAYSAKFASAFYGPFRDAVGSAQKKGSAYLDKSTYQLSPANLREAMVEVDLDINEGADIVMVKPAGPYLDVIREVRNRCEIPVAAYQVSGEFSAIHAAAEKGWLDYEGARDESVLAIRRAGADLILTYFAAEIAAGD encoded by the coding sequence ATGGACGTAGATTCATTTTCGCTTCCCTTGTCCCGTCGCCCCCGTCGGCTTCGACAGACGGCAGCTATTCGCGATATGGTGAGGGAGTCCCGCGTTGACCCCGCGCAGTTGATTCAGCCTTTTTTCGTCGTCGATGCGGATTCGGCGCGGGAGCCCATCGATTCGATGCCGGGAAACTATCGACTTGGGCGTGCGGAATTTCTTGAGGAGTTGAAGAAGGTGGTAGATCTCGGGATTCGAGGAGTTGCCATTTTTCCGCGGATCGAAAGCTCGCTGAAGACAGAGACAGGTCGTGAAGAAGCACTGAATCCAGATGGATTGATCCCCCAAATCGGTCGGTTGGTTCGTGAGGCGGAGATCCCGGTCAATCTGATCGCAGATGTTGCTCTAGATCCCTACACATCCCACGGGCACGACGGGATCCTGGATTCGACGACGGGGGAAATTCTCAATGATCCGACGGTAGAGATTCTGGCGGAAATGGCGGTGAACTACGCGAGGGCTGGGATCGATTGGGTGGCACCGTCCGACATGATGGACGGCCGGGTTGGAGCGATCCGCGACGCACTCGATGACTTTGGATTTCAGAAAACGGTCATCCTTGCCTATTCAGCAAAGTTCGCTTCGGCGTTTTACGGTCCTTTCCGTGATGCTGTCGGAAGCGCTCAGAAGAAGGGGAGTGCTTATCTGGACAAGTCGACTTACCAACTGTCACCGGCAAACCTCCGGGAGGCGATGGTTGAGGTGGATCTCGATATCAATGAAGGAGCTGATATCGTGATGGTGAAACCGGCGGGACCATATCTCGACGTCATTCGTGAAGTGCGAAACCGATGTGAGATCCCGGTTGCCGCGTATCAGGTGTCTGGAGAATTTTCGGCCATTCACGCGGCAGCAGAAAAGGGTTGGTTGGACTACGAAGGTGCTAGGGATGAATCGGTCCTAGCCATCCGCCGGGCAGGCGCAGATTTGATCCTAACTTACTTTGCTGCGGAGATTGCCGCGGGAGATTGA
- a CDS encoding enolase C-terminal domain-like protein gives MNTESLSRGGAKTIKVKVGVGNRSEERQQIKTLIGEAKGDVRIRLDANQVFDLGQTADWIEWASDLQEIEFIEQPMPVGSEEMIFDEFGEEARKIALDESVVSEASLDRFLDMDWPGPFVIKPSLFGNPESLIALPESVRGRLVLSSAFETGIGFSWVLALADQLVGKKRDHGLGTRGWFGADGLDGWSAGTHFSGEITEERLEKVWNNAAVF, from the coding sequence TTGAATACAGAAAGTTTGAGTAGAGGAGGTGCGAAAACGATAAAGGTAAAAGTAGGGGTGGGAAACCGATCGGAGGAACGTCAGCAGATCAAAACCCTTATAGGCGAGGCCAAAGGTGACGTCCGGATTCGCTTGGATGCGAACCAGGTTTTTGACCTCGGACAAACCGCCGATTGGATCGAATGGGCGTCGGATTTGCAGGAGATCGAGTTCATCGAGCAGCCAATGCCGGTGGGCTCCGAAGAAATGATCTTTGACGAGTTTGGAGAGGAAGCCCGGAAGATTGCCCTGGACGAGTCTGTCGTTTCCGAGGCCAGTCTTGATCGTTTTCTCGATATGGATTGGCCGGGTCCTTTCGTGATAAAGCCTAGTCTGTTTGGAAATCCGGAGAGTTTGATTGCGCTTCCCGAATCAGTGAGGGGCAGACTCGTCCTATCTTCCGCGTTTGAGACGGGCATAGGGTTTTCATGGGTGTTGGCTCTTGCCGATCAGCTGGTAGGCAAGAAGCGTGACCACGGTCTTGGGACAAGAGGGTGGTTTGGAGCAGATGGGTTGGATGGATGGTCGGCCGGAACGCATTTCTCAGGAGAGATTACCGAGGAGCGACTGGAGAAAGTCTGGAATAATGCAGCTGTTTTCTAG
- a CDS encoding type II toxin-antitoxin system VapC family toxin — protein sequence MGLILDTSALIEWEKSGWKGIPSGVDETETVILPAVVWAEGLAGVRLAKTTERAAIRRARLEAIRSVAGIEPFTPLIAEHYADIFSALYRIGSLIPQNDIAVAATARSLDFSVLVGPKDESHFRRVPGLKVLLFAA from the coding sequence GTGGGATTGATTTTAGACACCTCCGCCCTTATCGAGTGGGAGAAGTCTGGATGGAAAGGGATTCCGTCCGGCGTAGATGAAACCGAGACAGTTATTTTACCGGCGGTCGTTTGGGCAGAGGGTCTCGCTGGTGTGCGTCTCGCGAAAACTACTGAGCGGGCTGCTATTCGGAGAGCCCGTTTGGAGGCAATCCGCTCCGTTGCAGGAATTGAGCCTTTCACTCCTTTGATTGCAGAACACTACGCAGATATTTTCTCTGCACTCTACAGGATCGGTTCGCTTATCCCGCAAAATGACATCGCAGTAGCAGCGACGGCTCGCTCGCTTGACTTTTCAGTTCTCGTTGGTCCAAAGGACGAGTCACATTTCAGACGCGTTCCGGGTCTCAAAGTTCTGCTGTTCGCCGCCTAG
- a CDS encoding AMP-binding protein → MQLFSRIDTNRVFLLDSEEARFRLAYEEATKEAKDSDGQVQIVAASSKDPETVGRILGLLESEVPFLLSSDEWSDATRNEVTRLRGVNPGKGTIIFKTGGSSGIPRFAVHDQRSLGAAAVSVWNYLENRPLCSRLDLPLYHVSGMMPVFRALVSDGVLISDGSQEASCEIPGLFLQSVVPTTLERTLRTAPSGSNPFPADIVFGGGASFDHQLLREAKRRGIPLRLVYGMTETGGMVGIQTKDAWESERFGELSMLPGNKVDVTAGKEITIQSPQLFRGYWGEEEHQGLFRTGDAGELIDGRSFTVHGRIGRFVSSGGETISLAKVEDAARKLQGVRDAVAIGMPDEEWGTRITLLVELEVLQNREIRNELRASLDSFELPQEVRAVKVIPRNAVGKVDLDQIFG, encoded by the coding sequence ATGCAGCTGTTTTCTAGAATAGATACGAACCGGGTCTTTCTTCTCGATTCCGAAGAAGCGAGATTCCGTTTAGCGTACGAAGAGGCAACAAAGGAAGCGAAGGATTCTGATGGTCAGGTTCAGATTGTCGCCGCTTCTTCAAAGGATCCTGAGACGGTGGGCAGGATTCTTGGACTTCTGGAGAGTGAGGTTCCCTTTCTTTTGTCTTCGGACGAGTGGAGTGATGCGACCCGAAATGAGGTGACCCGCTTGCGAGGAGTTAATCCCGGTAAGGGAACGATAATCTTCAAGACGGGTGGAAGTTCGGGAATCCCTCGATTCGCTGTTCATGATCAAAGGTCGCTTGGTGCGGCGGCTGTATCGGTCTGGAATTACTTGGAGAATCGACCGCTTTGCAGCAGATTGGATTTACCGCTTTATCACGTGAGTGGAATGATGCCAGTGTTTCGTGCGTTGGTTTCTGATGGCGTTTTGATCTCCGATGGCAGTCAAGAGGCCTCCTGTGAAATCCCGGGACTGTTCTTGCAGTCGGTCGTGCCAACAACATTGGAGAGGACCCTTCGAACTGCACCTTCTGGTAGCAACCCTTTTCCGGCAGATATCGTCTTCGGTGGAGGCGCGTCGTTTGACCACCAACTACTCCGCGAAGCAAAGAGAAGAGGGATTCCTCTGCGACTGGTCTATGGAATGACAGAAACTGGTGGGATGGTTGGGATTCAGACAAAGGATGCATGGGAATCTGAACGTTTTGGAGAATTGTCCATGTTGCCGGGAAATAAGGTGGACGTGACTGCCGGTAAAGAAATCACGATCCAATCCCCTCAGCTCTTCAGGGGGTATTGGGGAGAGGAGGAGCACCAAGGACTGTTCCGCACAGGAGATGCGGGTGAATTGATTGATGGCCGCAGTTTCACCGTTCACGGAAGGATCGGGCGTTTTGTTTCGAGCGGCGGTGAGACGATCTCGTTAGCGAAAGTAGAAGATGCTGCGAGAAAACTTCAGGGTGTTCGTGACGCCGTGGCCATCGGAATGCCCGACGAAGAGTGGGGCACCCGAATCACCTTGTTGGTTGAGTTGGAAGTCTTGCAGAATCGGGAGATCCGCAACGAATTGCGGGCAAGCTTGGATTCGTTTGAGCTTCCACAGGAAGTGCGGGCAGTGAAAGTGATTCCGAGAAACGCTGTAGGAAAAGTTGATCTCGATCAGATTTTTGGATGA